One part of the Prionailurus bengalensis isolate Pbe53 chromosome B2, Fcat_Pben_1.1_paternal_pri, whole genome shotgun sequence genome encodes these proteins:
- the LOC122490131 gene encoding MICOS complex subunit MIC10-like, with translation MKNIFRELGVGNMSDTELGRKWDQCMVDAVVKIGVGFGLRLVFSLTFFKRRMWPLVFGSGTELGMADSNCQHDFQAPYLLHGKYVQEQEQ, from the coding sequence atgaaaaatatttttagggagctgggggtggggaacatgTCGGACACCGAGCTCGGCAGGAAGTGGGACCAGTGCATGGTGGATGCGGTCGTGAAGATAGGTGTTGGCTTTGGATTAAGACTGGTTTTCTCACTTACcttctttaaaagaagaatgtGGCCATTAGTCTTTGGTTCTGGCACGGAATTGGGAATGGCTGACTCCAACTGTCAGCATGATTTCCAGGCTCCGTATCTTCTACACGGAAAATATGTCCAAGAGCAGGAGCAGTGA